In Sinorhizobium numidicum, the following proteins share a genomic window:
- a CDS encoding efflux RND transporter periplasmic adaptor subunit, whose protein sequence is MRAKPLLVALFLGVKLVSAAAPVLAQQNEAAALTVAVTKPAERQWPETIPASGSLKPWHEAVIAAEIDGLRVTDVLVDVGSVVSRGQPLGRLADESVRAELHYQEAALASARADLAKARANAGRARKVEGSGALSDEKINEYLIAEQTAIAGVESAEASLESQKIKLAKTTVMAADDGLITSRSAQLGAVVSSGTELFRMIRQQRVEWQAEVSARYLPRIKEGLTATFVGPGERRVKGTVRLVGPTVSTDTGRALAYVALPQQARPPIGLYVTGQIELETTAALTVPETALILRDGISYVFTVDADKRASRVRVETGRRNGSEVEILSGLDRSAEIVMAGGAFLSDKAFVRVVGDALVQLEQEEAR, encoded by the coding sequence ATGCGAGCGAAACCCCTTCTTGTTGCCCTTTTCCTCGGTGTGAAGCTCGTTTCGGCCGCGGCGCCTGTGCTCGCGCAACAGAACGAGGCAGCAGCGCTTACCGTCGCCGTAACAAAGCCTGCAGAACGCCAATGGCCTGAGACTATACCGGCCAGCGGCTCGCTGAAACCATGGCACGAGGCGGTCATCGCTGCGGAAATCGATGGCCTGCGTGTGACCGATGTCCTTGTCGATGTCGGATCGGTTGTCTCTCGAGGTCAGCCCCTCGGCCGGCTTGCCGACGAATCGGTGCGCGCTGAACTGCATTACCAGGAGGCCGCGCTGGCAAGCGCCAGGGCCGACCTCGCCAAGGCGAGGGCGAATGCCGGCCGGGCACGCAAGGTGGAGGGAAGCGGCGCGCTTTCGGATGAGAAGATCAACGAATACCTGATCGCCGAGCAGACGGCGATCGCCGGTGTCGAATCCGCCGAAGCCTCGCTGGAAAGCCAAAAGATCAAGCTTGCCAAGACAACCGTCATGGCCGCGGACGATGGGCTGATCACATCCCGCTCGGCCCAGCTTGGCGCGGTCGTCTCCTCCGGCACGGAACTGTTCCGCATGATCCGCCAACAGCGCGTCGAATGGCAGGCGGAAGTGTCTGCACGCTATTTGCCTCGCATCAAGGAAGGCCTGACCGCTACGTTCGTCGGTCCCGGTGAACGACGCGTCAAAGGGACAGTTCGGCTCGTCGGCCCGACGGTCAGCACCGATACCGGACGGGCGCTCGCCTATGTGGCGCTGCCGCAGCAGGCGCGCCCGCCCATCGGCCTTTATGTCACCGGCCAGATCGAACTTGAGACCACGGCGGCGCTCACCGTGCCCGAGACGGCGCTGATCCTGCGTGACGGCATCTCTTACGTCTTCACCGTGGACGCAGATAAGCGCGCTTCCCGGGTTCGTGTGGAAACCGGCCGCCGCAATGGCAGTGAAGTGGAAATCCTCTCGGGCCTCGACCGCTCGGCCGAGATCGTGATGGCGGGCGGCGCTTTCCTTTCAGACAAGGCCTTCGTCCGGGTGGTCGGTGACGCGCTCGTTCAGCTCGAACAGGAAGAAGCGCGATGA
- a CDS encoding efflux transporter outer membrane subunit encodes MKAAHRRIVGIGSIAAWLVVSGCTAVADLRKPDVEIANVWHATFPHGGRTSDLVSWWSAFSDPSLTTLIAMAQSKSPGLEAAAAEIESARATLASAHSNLFPGLSGSASLARSGTGGNGASEVAVSTLTSGNLDASWEIDLFGKVRQKSEAARLRVDERIADWHGARVSLAAEVADYYVQYRACRQLERTYTAEVASQRETIRATDTAAASGFTSSSDLALARAGAASSASILTAQRAECELLIKSLTRLTGGDEPCVRNLLVKGRSDIPTPKTFSVAAVPADALRQRPDINTLELEVAASLAEVGAAKADLYPSLSLGGSVTIGSSSLTGTSAPWSFGPALSIPLFNGGARRAAVASAVAAYDLAVAAYKSGVLDAVAEVETALVRINSTRRRIGHATVAAHNYRAYFNAVDSNWKAGGASLLDRETARRSAQSAELSLVEIRRDSVRYWIALYKALGGGWNTSAAASGTLQKKPKGDQL; translated from the coding sequence ATGAAGGCGGCCCATCGTAGAATCGTCGGCATCGGCAGCATTGCCGCCTGGCTAGTCGTCTCAGGCTGCACGGCCGTAGCCGATCTCAGGAAACCCGACGTTGAGATCGCAAATGTCTGGCATGCGACTTTCCCGCATGGCGGCCGGACCAGCGATCTTGTGTCCTGGTGGTCGGCCTTCAGCGATCCGTCGCTGACAACCCTCATCGCAATGGCACAATCCAAAAGCCCCGGCCTCGAAGCCGCAGCAGCTGAGATCGAGAGCGCCCGTGCCACGCTGGCGTCCGCACATTCGAACCTCTTTCCGGGGCTCAGCGGCTCGGCTTCGCTCGCGCGCTCGGGCACTGGCGGCAACGGTGCCAGCGAAGTTGCGGTATCCACGCTGACGAGCGGCAACCTCGACGCCTCTTGGGAGATCGACCTGTTCGGCAAAGTGCGGCAGAAAAGCGAGGCAGCACGGCTGAGGGTTGACGAAAGGATCGCCGATTGGCACGGCGCGCGCGTATCGCTCGCCGCCGAGGTGGCGGACTATTATGTGCAATACCGTGCCTGCCGGCAGCTAGAGCGTACATATACCGCCGAAGTAGCCTCGCAGCGCGAGACGATCCGGGCAACCGATACGGCGGCGGCCTCTGGCTTCACGTCGAGCAGCGACCTTGCACTGGCCCGGGCGGGCGCTGCGTCCTCCGCCTCGATACTCACTGCGCAGCGCGCCGAGTGCGAACTTCTCATCAAGTCACTCACCCGCCTTACCGGCGGCGACGAGCCTTGTGTGCGAAACCTTCTGGTGAAAGGCAGGTCGGACATTCCGACCCCGAAAACCTTCAGCGTCGCGGCCGTGCCGGCCGATGCCCTGCGGCAACGCCCTGACATCAACACGCTGGAACTCGAAGTCGCCGCTTCACTCGCCGAGGTCGGAGCGGCCAAAGCCGATCTCTATCCGAGCCTCAGCCTCGGCGGCTCGGTGACGATCGGCAGTTCTTCGCTGACGGGAACTTCGGCGCCCTGGTCCTTTGGCCCGGCCCTCTCAATCCCGCTCTTCAACGGCGGTGCGCGCCGCGCGGCGGTGGCAAGCGCGGTAGCCGCCTACGACCTGGCAGTGGCCGCCTACAAATCAGGCGTGCTGGATGCAGTCGCCGAAGTCGAAACCGCGCTCGTGCGGATCAACAGCACGCGACGGCGCATCGGCCACGCCACGGTCGCGGCGCACAACTACCGCGCCTATTTCAACGCCGTGGATTCAAACTGGAAAGCGGGCGGCGCGAGCCTTCTCGACCGTGAGACTGCCCGGCGGTCGGCGCAGTCGGCAGAACTTTCGCTCGTCGAGATCCGCCGCGACTCCGTGCGCTACTGGATCGCCCTCTACAAAGCACTCGGCGGCGGCTGGAATACGAGCGCCGCGGCCTCTGGAACTCTCCAGAAAAAACCAAAAGGAGATCAGCTCTGA
- a CDS encoding patatin-like phospholipase family protein — MPRLLAILLLAFLAGCMAPDRIPYGPKAASAASVEGFGDIRIYADSSGSLPQGRAWLPILRHKEINYLVLSGGGAGGAFSVGALKAWSDKGQRPEFDMVSGVSTGALIAPYAFLGPAYDKALVDLYTSGVAQELVDVRFLPRGLLGASLLNQEPLRKMVERYLTHDTLARIAAEHRKGRRLLVLTSNLDSQRAVIWNMGAIADSQRADALKLFQDIIIASASIPGLYPAVLIKATAGGRMFEEMHSDGGAASQILTIPEGWIANAEEGEWPKGPKFSMYILVNNALMPEFAITTNNTFVVMARASSFLIKAQTRSALLATYAYAQKTGIRFRMASIDAQVSYDMTDPFNTNYMRSVYNLGYARMASDSLWKDRPSFTDTLAATQMAQWR; from the coding sequence ATGCCTCGACTACTGGCTATCCTCCTGTTGGCGTTTCTTGCTGGTTGTATGGCGCCGGACCGTATTCCTTACGGGCCAAAAGCCGCATCGGCAGCCAGTGTCGAGGGGTTTGGCGATATCCGCATTTACGCGGATTCGAGCGGAAGTTTGCCCCAGGGACGTGCTTGGCTTCCTATCCTGAGACACAAGGAAATCAACTACCTCGTATTGTCGGGCGGAGGGGCCGGGGGCGCGTTCAGTGTCGGAGCGCTGAAGGCCTGGTCGGACAAGGGACAACGGCCCGAATTCGACATGGTCAGCGGCGTCAGCACGGGTGCCTTGATTGCGCCTTATGCCTTTCTCGGGCCGGCCTACGACAAGGCGCTGGTCGATCTTTATACAAGCGGCGTCGCCCAGGAGTTGGTCGACGTGAGATTTCTGCCCAGGGGCCTGCTGGGCGCAAGTCTCCTCAACCAGGAACCGCTTCGGAAAATGGTCGAACGGTATCTGACGCACGACACACTGGCGAGGATCGCCGCGGAGCATCGCAAAGGACGGCGCTTGCTCGTTTTGACTTCGAACCTCGATTCCCAACGAGCAGTGATCTGGAACATGGGCGCCATCGCCGACAGTCAGCGGGCTGACGCGCTGAAACTCTTCCAGGACATCATCATCGCATCAGCCAGCATCCCGGGCCTCTATCCCGCTGTGCTCATCAAGGCCACAGCAGGTGGGCGGATGTTTGAGGAAATGCACTCCGACGGAGGTGCAGCCTCCCAAATCCTGACGATCCCGGAGGGCTGGATTGCCAATGCGGAAGAGGGAGAATGGCCCAAAGGGCCTAAGTTCAGCATGTACATTCTCGTCAACAACGCCCTCATGCCGGAATTCGCCATCACCACGAATAATACGTTCGTCGTCATGGCGAGGGCGAGTTCATTCCTCATCAAGGCACAGACACGCAGCGCGCTGCTGGCTACCTATGCCTATGCCCAAAAGACCGGGATTCGGTTTCGGATGGCTTCGATCGATGCGCAGGTTTCCTACGACATGACCGACCCATTCAATACCAATTACATGCGCTCGGTCTACAACTTGGGGTACGCAAGAATGGCAAGCGACAGCCTGTGGAAAGACAGGCCCTCGTTCACCGACACGCTGGCAGCCACACAGATGGCGCAGTGGCGATAG
- a CDS encoding MipA/OmpV family protein, with amino-acid sequence MSLTKSYLIRPRVAIAAGLSVVACPLFQAHAADLYESEAAAIPPSGSFDNGRFGGIRQKLSDWDVMVGAGAIYAPKFEGSDEFELVPIPMISATFGDRVTVDPGGVAVDVFKSNGFKFTVKGGYDMGGGRDEDDSPHLKGLGDIDAGAVVGTQISYELGPMELYASVDKTIGGSDGLLGEVGANVSHHHDRFILSAGASATFADENHMESYFGVTAAQSARSGLRQYDAGAGLKRVDLEASVTYMATENWLVRGQAGVGFLTGDAKDSPIVQDDVQPSAMLIVGYKF; translated from the coding sequence ATGTCATTGACCAAGTCCTATTTAATCCGGCCGCGTGTCGCCATAGCTGCGGGCCTCTCGGTGGTTGCTTGCCCACTGTTCCAGGCACACGCTGCCGACCTTTACGAGAGCGAGGCGGCCGCCATTCCTCCCTCAGGGAGCTTCGACAACGGACGCTTCGGTGGGATACGCCAGAAGCTTTCGGACTGGGACGTTATGGTCGGCGCCGGAGCCATCTATGCGCCAAAATTCGAAGGATCCGACGAGTTCGAACTCGTCCCCATTCCTATGATCTCCGCAACCTTCGGTGATCGCGTCACCGTCGATCCTGGCGGGGTGGCCGTCGACGTGTTCAAGTCCAACGGTTTCAAGTTCACGGTTAAGGGCGGCTACGACATGGGAGGAGGGCGCGATGAAGACGATTCCCCTCACCTTAAAGGCCTCGGTGACATCGACGCCGGCGCTGTCGTTGGAACGCAGATCTCGTATGAACTGGGACCCATGGAACTTTATGCGTCTGTCGACAAGACGATTGGCGGCAGCGACGGTCTGCTCGGTGAAGTCGGAGCGAATGTCTCCCATCACCATGATCGCTTTATCCTTTCCGCGGGCGCTTCCGCTACATTCGCCGACGAGAACCATATGGAAAGCTACTTTGGGGTAACGGCTGCCCAGTCCGCACGATCAGGCTTGCGGCAATACGATGCAGGCGCGGGTCTCAAGCGCGTCGACCTCGAAGCCTCCGTGACCTATATGGCGACGGAAAACTGGCTGGTCCGAGGCCAAGCAGGTGTCGGCTTCCTGACCGGCGACGCGAAGGACAGCCCGATCGTTCAGGACGATGTGCAGCCGTCAGCGATGTTGATCGTCGGTTACAAGTTCTAG